Proteins encoded within one genomic window of Trichoderma asperellum chromosome 2, complete sequence:
- a CDS encoding uncharacterized protein (EggNog:ENOG41~TransMembrane:2 (o27-47i67-86o)), with translation MGNNLSSTFEPDLSKVVLSPTDRRADMILGVTWLIVIYLMVMIWTTCALVDRWKGPQDRIRVGGGRVFMALVMSAAWPAVVVYLAMASG, from the coding sequence ATGGGCAACAACCTCTCTTCCACTTTTGAGCCAGACCTGTCCAAGGTCGTCCTCAGCCCGACGGACCGCCGCGCCGACATGATCCTCGGCGTCACCTGGCTCATTGTAATCTACCTCATGGTGATGATCTGGACGACTTGCGCGCTGGTCGACCGGTGGAAGGGCCCGCAGGATAGGATACGCGTTGGAGGGGGCAGAGTGTTTATGGCGCTGGTCATGTCGGCGGCGTGGCCGGCCGTGGTGGTTTACTTGGCAATGGCGAGtgggtga